TTTGTCAGCAGCCCTGTGAACCCAGGCAAGTAACGGGGCCTGGTAATGATGGGATGGAGGCAGGGGAAGCACCAAGCAAAGCCCGCTGCCGCTCCCTCCAGTATTTCCAGTCCCTGGCGAGTCTGTGTATCCCTGCCCTTGTGTCCCCATCCAATATCCCCAAAGGTTGGGGGCTTCCCAGGGTTGGATGCACACCCTTGAGATGTAGGGCTGCACTGCCAAAAGCCCAGCCTTGGGCATGGAGGGGTGTTGGGAAggctgtggattttttttctgaccgcCAGAGGGTTTTTATGGGGCTTGGAAAGGCCGAGCACTGTGCAGGGATTGCACTGGAGCAGGGGACACGGTCACTGTGAGCGGCGGTGATGTCTTGGCACTTGTGATTCTAATTGAATGTAATTGCTGCCTCCAAATTTTGCTAAAACCTTTTCAAAGTCCCCTGAAATTAGGGAACATCGATAACGCCGTTCCTTGGGGTTTTCAGCTCGCGTCATCCCTAAGAAGTGCGATTAATTTTTTACAGGCTAATCATATCTCTTAGGCAGATTGTCAGCGGAGGATCTGTCATCTCTCATCAATAATGAAccaagcagagcagctccatatccctgcagcctcctgcatTATTCACTGCCAGGTCCTCACAGAACTGGGGGTGTggtggggggcgaggggggtGGGACAGGACAGGGATTTAATTGATTGTCTCCGTaattccccaaaggaaggcagcaGGTGAAGGATCGTGGGGGCAGGAGGTGACAGCAGGGTCCAGGCTGTGTGTCCACGTGGCACGGGGGGGTTCTCTGGCGGGGTGACACCACTCCGTGTCCATCACCTTTGCTCATCTGTCGTTGAGTCTGGACCAAGAGAGagctgctcctgtgctcggTGGGGTATCGGGAAAGCAGGCGGCACCTCTGCCCCAAATGAGAGGCTCATGTGCATCCCCGGTCATCGCTTGGGCTGTCCTGGTGATGAGAGGGTCCAAACCTCCATCCTTTTCTGCATGGTGCTAGATATTCTGCCACAGTTGTGCCAGCATCACCAGGGGAAGAGCAGAGTCCCAGATGGAGGGGTGGATTTGGGATGCGGGATGCCGAGCCCCCCAGTTCATCCTTTCCCAGAGGTCACATTACTCCCGAGATGGTGCTGTGGAGGGCGTGATGCCTCCCTAATGCTCATCGTGTCCATGGTTCCAAGCTAAAATGCCACATTTGCATTTAAACAGAGGTTTGGGTGTCTGTAAATCCCCGTTTTCATGGAGAGCAGGCATAATGGGTGTTTAATCACTTTTGGATGCGGGCCCTGGAGCACAAATGGGGTTGGTGCATCTCCGGCCTGGTGAGGAACATCCGCTCcgctggggctctgctgcctggtCCACCGTGCGGGACTGAAAGCAAATAATAATGTAGATTTCCCAAAAATATAAAGGCTCCCATCTCACCTAGGAAGAGGACATGTTTGGAGCAGCAGAAGCCTTTGGGGCTGTGTCCTGTGTCACAGTGGGACAGCCGTTTTGGAGAGCTGGGGATCAAGGCAGCCAGCACCCCTCCTCACCCGAAAGGATTCGGATGCTCGGATCCCCTTGCTTCAGGATGGAAGTGGAGTCACTAATCCTTCTAAATCCCAGCCAGCCGGGGGCTCTGGAGCGAGCCTGTCCCTGTGTTGCTTCCAGCCCAAATTACAATGCCGGGTGATTTTGCGCATCGGAAGAAACTCCTGAGCCGCTGTGTGTTTATTCAGCTCCTTGGAGGTTTGGAAATCGCTGGCAACAGTGAGTGGTAGGAAGTGAATCtgcttaataataattaatcataatagtaataatagtaataatgctTAGCACTAGTACAGGGCTTTGGAAAGCTGAAGCACCGCATGGCTGCTGGCTAATCCTCTAGGATTAATGGTTCCCAGAGGAAAACGCAGGGCAGCGAACGCCTGCGTGGTGCTGGTTTGGTGTTGGGAGGGTGGTGCGGAGCACGGGGCTGGCTTTTTGGGACTCACCCTGAAGCTGAGACCTGGAGCAGCTCAGTGTGTCAGTAATGCAGTAGGCTCAGGACCCTCCTTTctgccagccaggctgtgcacTGGGGATGGTATAAATGCAGGAGAGAGatgttccctgctgcttttccaagGGAAATTGGGCCCTTGCATTTGTTGCACCAGAAAGCTTTGTGTGTTCCCCCCACCGATCAGACCTTGCACAGTCCCTGGGTACCCCAAGGTGGTCCTGGGTACCCCAACGCAAGGTCCTGGGAGCCCCAAGGAAAGGTCCTGGGAGCCCCAAGGTGGTCCTGGGCACCCCAAGGTGAGGTCCTGGGTGCCCCAAGGTAAGGTTCTGGGTACCCCAGGCAGTCCCTGGACACTCACCAAGTTCCCAGCCTCTACCCTACAGGAGGCAAAACATTCAGTGCAGCCTTCTACCAgggcagattttctttttttttccttttaattaaattgtctGAGAAAGCCAAGACACAGACAGAAAGAGACCGAGACTGTAAATAACataggagagagagagagataaccGATTGACAGAGGTGTAAATGCCGGGTGGAGCCGtacagaggaagaggaggaggaagaggcgaGTGAAGCTTCACGTTAGCTCCAGGATCACTGTTAGGGTGAGCGCCAAAACTAGTCTGAAGCTGCGGTGGCCGGTAACTGAACCTAGGCatggggagaaaagggaaggagagttTACAGAGCCACAAATTGATATTCGGCTTCAAAGTGGGACGGGGCCAGCACCTCTTGGTTTTGGGTTCCCCCTCCTCTGGCCACCACTCACCGTTGGAGTCCTCTGTTCCGCGGGGGATATTTGGGTTTTCTAatggagagaagcagcagagaggtGGGTtaggagggactgggagggtgTGGGCATGCAGGGAGGCGGTGATGCAGTGGTGCCATACCGAAGACGATGAGGCGGGTGTGGGTGTCGGTGGAGCCCAGGGGGTTCTGCGCGGTGCAGCGGTACATGGAGCCGTTGAGCTCGGCCGGTACCCgctccagcaccagctcctTCCCAGCGTGTTCGGCGCTGCCGTCCAGGAGTCGGCTCCCCACACGGGTCCACGTGAAGAGGGGCTCAGGGAAGACTTCGTTCTGCACGCAGGGGACACCAGGGTGGGGACCGTGACCCTTGAGCCAAGGCCACCCTTGTCCCAGCTTGGTGACCACTGCACACCCTCGAAGCTCTGGTGTGGATGCAGGGACCCCGTGACCCCATGGGGatgggggacgtggggacactgACCTGGAAGCCCTGCACCAAGATGCGAACGGTGTCTCCAACGCGGGCTCTCGTTGGGGTCATGGTGATCTTCGGGCCCTTGGGAGCGACTGCAACAAAAAAGGGACAGGGAGAAAAGGGGCGTCAGCCCTCGGCTGGGGTTAACGAGGGTTTGCTGAATGGCAGGGGGTGTGAGGAGGCTGAAGGCTGGATGCTGGATGGACAGACTGCAGGCTGGCCAAATGACCGGGCCAGCAGGCTTGCTAGATGGCTGCATTGATGGCCAAGGACGTAGTTCCCAGACAAAACAGGGGTGGGCTGGTTTAATGCAAGGGGCATGGAGGTGGGCACCTCAGGGAAGTGTCCCCAGGATGAGGCAGTTTTGGGGATACAGGCACAAAGCTCCAAAGGCATGAAATGCCAAGCACAGCCCTACAAAGAGGGGaaccccctcctctccccatgccagccttggggctggggaaggggctcaTGGCTGTACCTGTGCCTAAAGCCAGGGCTCACCTTGATGACTTTGGTGTTGGGCAGAGACCAGTCCGCCAGTCCCCACCCTCTGTATTGCACAGCATCACCTCcgtattgccttttttttgggTGGCCAGCTCATTTCGGGATATagacacatatatatatttaccatACTATTTATGTATGATGAAGGGGTTAATGGGAGACCTGCTGTGTCAGTCCCAAAACCTCTGCGTTGATCGAGGTGATGGGACACACAGGCTGGAGGCATCTTAAGGGGTGAGGAACTGATCCTGACCAGTGTGGGGTGAGCTTTGCCATTCAGGTATtggagctgcaggggctgaAGCCAGTCCTGGACTTGTGTGCAGGGCAGGATGATGCCCAGTGCAGGAGTTTTAATCTATTTCTGAATGGTTACATGCAGTCTGGGGTCCTTAATGAAGGTGAGGAGGTGGTGGGAGGGCTCCCAGTTAGCAAgcaagaaatgtaaaaaaagcaaaaagtcaaaaaaaaaaaaaaaataaaatgcaagaaatgcAAAACTGACTAAGTGGAGGAAAGcaataaatgcaaaaagcaaaaatgcccagtgcaaaaaaaaaggctgtaaatgaaaaaaataaaataaaaagagaaaaaaaagcagaattgcaATAAATCTCCCTGcttgcccccccaaaaaaagccaaGAGACCCCTCCAAACACAGCCACTGCCCTTACCGAGCGTCACCTCAGACTGCATGGGCATGGAGAGCGCTGGGTGCTTCACCTCGCAGCTGAAGAGCGCCTCGTTGTCGATTTGGGGGTTGAGGGTCCAGGTGAGGGTGGCCCGCGCCTCCACCGTGCCGTCGCTCACGGGCGCGTGAGTGTGGCGGAAATAATAGATGGGCTCTGCCACGTGCACCCAGCGCGGGAACTCCCGGCTCACCACGGTTTCGGGGATGGCTTCAGTGGCGGGACCCCGCTCGGCCgccagcccccgggggggctcggcggTGTTGGGGGGCCGCCCACCCCCTGCATCCCCATCGGCCGCTGCCAGAGATTTGGGCACCTTGGTGTCATCCAGGTCACGATGCAGGAGGTTGCGTGGTGCCCAGCTCCCCGCTGCGGCCGGCGGCTCTGGCAGCGGGGTGGCCTCGATGGGCTCCCCATCGCGCTTGAAGTACACCTGAGGAGGGGACAGAAGGGACGGTGAGCGCACGGGGACAACGCCAGCCCCTTGTCCCTTGGGCAGCAGCGCATGGGGTTGGAACCCAGGGCTCTGCAGAAGGATGCAACGGGGCTAACAGGCAGGTAGGTGCCCTGCTTTGCCTCCAGATTTATTACatctgttatatatatatatgtaaaagataaatatttaaaataaagatgatgGGCTCACCAGCGGGGCGGGCTTGCCGCCAGACACCACACACACCAAGGTGAAGTTCTGCGCCTGGTAGCGGCTGAAGGGCGCTGGCGTGTCGGCGGCGATCACCGAGATGGACGTCGGTGGAGCTGCGTCAGGGATGCAGAGCTGGGGCGTGAGCAcagggccccccccagccccaacatcaccccccagccccctgaaAATCCCTGGGGTTGTAAACTGGGAAGCTGTCAGCTGGAGGTCGCCCCTTGCTCCATCACTAAAATGCCTCGGTGATGGTTTCAGGAGCGGTCATAGACCTTGCAATGGTTCCCCTCCATCCTCACCTGGCAGCTGGGTGCTCACTCGCCCACCACTTATCATCATCATAATCACTTatcatcaccaccaccacatcGTCATCACCACCACACCGTCATCgccatcacagcatcatcatggaatgggctgcccagggaggtggtggagtcaccgtttctgggggtgttcaaggaaaggttggatgtggtgttTAGGGACGTGATTTACTGGGTGATacggtggtagggggatggttggaccagatgatcttggaggtcgcttccaaccttaatgattctgtgtttctatgatcCTCGCCATCATCATCACATCCCCACCACcctcgcagcagcagcagagctgcactcACCCATCACGTTGAGGAATATGTTACCAGATGCCAGGACCACTTTCTCCCGCGTGGCTCGGTCATAAATCCCCACGTGACACTCGTAGGGGCCGTTGTCCGAAATGCGAACCtcgggcaggctggggaggagagaggggacTCACTGCCAGCCTCCACCCTGGCTGACCCCATCCACGGCAGGAGGGAGCATCCCGCTAACGGTGTTGCTTTTCAGCAGCAATGAGCCGCGGATCAATAAACTATTAATAACTGCAAAGGCTTCAGGAGTGAGCTGTGTAATGCGGTTTAGCAGCTGGAGTTTACCGGCACTGACAGCTCCTCAGGAGGGTAAGTAATGGCATTCGTGAAAGGAGAAGCACACAGGAGGTAAAGGCACCGCTGAGAGCAAAAACCTGCGAACTGCGGACATTAAACGCCCGTGAAACGCCGACGTTAAAGGCTCGGATCCTACGGACCCCCCTTCCAGCTGTAGAAAAGAGCGGCGAATAAAAAGTATCAAAAGCACAAACTCTGAGCAAACGTGTTCCTGTGCAGGGCATGCTTTGATCTATAAGGTATCTAGATTTTTATacgtattttaaaaaaaaacacaggagaggaagagatGTGGGAATGGAGTTGAGGTGGAAATGCTCCAGCCGGCTGCAAAGGAGCTGCCCAGCCACGGAAATTAGGATGTAGCCACCAAGCATCCTCCCAGAGCCATAGCCATGCCAAAACATCATCTGGCTGCCCCcagctttccaaaaaaaaaaaaaaaaaaggaaaaaaaaaaatttcatatCCCTAAAAAAGGATTTCCCGCAGCACTCAGGTGTGCACCTTGCGGGGCTTCCCCAGCTAAGGGGGAAACACAGCGGCAAGCAAAATTCGGTGGCTCCTTGCCGAAAGCCCCTGGCTGGCTTCCCACACCTCCTCGCCGTGCGAAAGCCCTGCTAGCACAAACAAGCCCCGCCGACGCGAGCAGTCGCTTGGCAGCGCCTTTTAATGGACGCGTCGCTCTCAACTAAGCCTCCGCCATCTGTTGCAGCCTCTAATTACCCACGCAGGCGCGCTTTGTTAGCggggaagaggaaagggagaagtgGTCGGGGTGATTTTGGGCTCTGCTGAGACggagaggctgcagctgggctgccccATCACAGCGTCTGCTTCTCGCTGCAGTGGATGAGCCCTTCAAGGTTGCAAGGGGATTTGGGTGCAAAACGGTCCTGATTGGGTCATGCTGAGGTTTCTGCAGCTGTGGTCCAAGGGAGAAGGGCTCCAGCCCTACAAAGCTCCAGGGCTGCCCCATTGCATcgtgcagccaggctgggaagCCGTGCAGATGCCTGCTGGTAGGTAAGCAGGGATGCCACGCTGGTGGCAGAGCCACAGCCTTAAGACACGTGTCCTCTCTCAATCCTGAACTgattttttggggtttttgcatatgtttttttttgctatttgctCCTGGGAAACGTCACTGAGTCCCTGCTTTCCCCATCAGCAGGGAGACCCCAAATAGGAGGCTTGTTTATCCCCCAGGGAGATTTCCTCTTAACTTCCAATAAGGCCCTGCAAATCCCCTCCAGCTCTCACCCCTGCGTGGTACCAACCCCTCTGCAAAGGGAGTCAGATGGAGGCTACCAAAAACCACTGAAATGCCACTAAACACACTCAAAAATCAACTTCACAGGCTGCTGAAGCAGCCACTAAAGCAGAAAGAGGCAGGGATTGACCCTCCCAAAAAGCATCAAGCCAATGATTCAGAAAATGGGCTCTTTTCATACCCTCTGAGGAACAGCTCCTTTCCCCCCGGGCACGAGGCATGGTgctgttttcctctgaaaaaagcAACCAAGTGCAAATACTTTCAGTGCAaacatcctgggctgcatggTAATTCGGACAATTCGCAAGCGCTGCACCAACAATTACCGATGCTTTTAAGTGCTCGGTCCTAGGGCAGCAAAATTTTCTGCTCACAAATTCTATTAGTTCTACAATatgtggagagagagagagagagggaaaaaaaaaaaaaaaaaggaggtttcTGAGCCAAAAAGACAGCAGGCTGTTAGGTGCGATGTGGCCAGAAGCAGGTGACTACTTCAGCACATCCTCACCCCCATGGGACAGCTCATGGGATGCACATGGTCGGGGTCTTGCTCCGTGTGTTTTGCTCTGATTTAactccctgccctgcaggacAGCAGTGGTTAAATCCAGAGCTGGGCAGAAATGCTGGTTTTACAGCAGGAAAACAAGGTTGTCGAATTTGGGAATATGTAATCCATTAGCGAAGCCTCTGAAACATCCTCCAACAGTAATTAGTCATGTCAGAAATTTGCACAACAACCAACTGAGCGGCTCAGCACAGCCCGTGCTACGTGGGGAAGCAAAACTTGAGGAGTGGAGCATCCCCTGAGCATGCTCTGAGCATCTCCTGGACATCCTCTAAGCCACCCTGAGCATCCTCCGAGCCTGCTGAGCATCCCTGAGCATCTCCTCCGCATCCCCTGAGCAACCTCCTTGCATCTTTAGCACCTTGTTTGCACCCCCTGAACATCCCCCCGAGCAACCTCAGAGCATCATCCTCTGAACCTCCTGAGCATCCTCTGAGCACTTCCTCAGCATCCCCCCGAGCAACTCCTGTGCATCTCCTGAGCATCCTTTGAGCAGCTCCTGAGCATCCTCTGAGtatctcctgagcctcctctgagCATCTCATCTCCAGCCCTTCTTTCCTGCTTACTTTCCACTCTACATTCACATTTATTCCCATGCAGCCATCTAGTGCACTTACTCCTACTTATGGCAAAACACAGTtccaaatgaacagaaaaaaaaccaaaaacacaggaaaaaaaatcaaattgaaaaaattagaaagaatATAATTCTTGCACAAAGCTGTGCATGCATGCTCATTGAAGGGATGAGCCATGTCAAGCCCTTTCCAAACCATATTGTGGACGTTTGCAGGCACGAAGCACTGTGTTGCCTTGAGGAAACAACTGTATTTTCCCCATCATACACAGGAACTTTATTACCCGGCGCTGGGAAAAACGAGCATTGAAATACGATTAGCGAATTctaatttaaaaaggaaacaaaaacaaaaaatgtgaaaataaatacttcgCCCCAGCCTTTTTGGCTTAAATTAAGTCTCCCCCTGACACTTTTTTCAAGctccagttttgtttttataacacCAGCAATAAAGCAAGTGTGTAATTAGTAATAAAGCTGACACTCCTGCAAGTGATTTCATACTTGGAAGAAATGCAGACGAGCTTTCATGCTGcctgctatatatatatattattttttttccagccctgaTTTTCTCTGCTCATTTCCACCTCTGGAACTCTCCACCAATGTTGTCTTTTTCCCCCAGGGACAGGCAGACTGTGGGGACAGACCCTGGATATTTGGTGACAGTGCATTAAAATATGATAATTTATTTGTAGCGATTGCAATGcagcaaacacagcaaaaatagaGGTGATTTCTCAGCGCATGCAATTATTCTCATTAGCAAAACCCCTTGATTACAGCAACCAAGGCCAACAAATCCCCATGGAAGGCCAAAGAGGATGAGTATTGACTTAATACCCTCAACCACCCCAAACTGGGGtaaaatttctaaaaaaaaggctttaaaaagcaGCTGGCACATTGAAGGAGGTGACATTAGAGCAGGGTACCAGCATCAGGACAACTTACCGCACCGTGGACTGATAGACCAGATCCTCTCTCTTCCTGTAATTCTCCATGTGTGAGAAATTGGTGGAAAACATGGCATCGAAGGTGAAGATCTTCTGCTTGATGGTGCCGCCATCGGTGACCTGCAAATAAAAATCCAACTGtgagagaaagcaaaaacctTGCGTTTCTGCCTGGTTATTGCTGCACCAGGGGCAGATATCACATCCCCAGCTCCAGCCGTTCCCTGGGGTtgtgtggtggtggttttactcagctaaGCTCCACCTCAGTCGCTCtttcactcctcctcctcaaagggaagggggagaaaatacgatggaaaaagctcaagggttgagataaggacaggaatatcgctcaacaattattgtaacaggcaaaacagactcagagtagggagattagtaaaatttattgcctattactagcaagctagagaagtgagaaacgaaggaaagaaaccaaaaacaccttctcccCATCCACCATCTTCCACCTTCTCCCTGTGAGCACCACAGGGGGAACGGGGCAATGTGGGCTGCAGTCAGTGCAAAACACTTCACCACCTGCTGCTCCTccatggtccctctctgccctcctccccgtggggtccctc
The DNA window shown above is from Anas platyrhynchos isolate ZD024472 breed Pekin duck chromosome 22, IASCAAS_PekinDuck_T2T, whole genome shotgun sequence and carries:
- the IGSF21 gene encoding immunoglobulin superfamily member 21 isoform X1 translates to MVCAALGERRGRAQSQPALPCALEETKSWRAAFWRGEAEAFTHGNLQRTWIPAYLTVSIEPLPPVVVGDAVTLKCNFKTDGKMREIVWYRVTDGGTIKQKIFTFDAMFSTNFSHMENYRKREDLVYQSTVRLPEVRISDNGPYECHVGIYDRATREKVVLASGNIFLNVMAPPTSISVIAADTPAPFSRYQAQNFTLVCVVSGGKPAPLVYFKRDGEPIEATPLPEPPAAAGSWAPRNLLHRDLDDTKVPKSLAAADGDAGGGRPPNTAEPPRGLAAERGPATEAIPETVVSREFPRWVHVAEPIYYFRHTHAPVSDGTVEARATLTWTLNPQIDNEALFSCEVKHPALSMPMQSEVTLVAPKGPKITMTPTRARVGDTVRILVQGFQNEVFPEPLFTWTRVGSRLLDGSAEHAGKELVLERVPAELNGSMYRCTAQNPLGSTDTHTRLIVFENPNIPRGTEDSNGSVTGHRSFRLVLALTLTVILELT
- the IGSF21 gene encoding immunoglobulin superfamily member 21 isoform X2, giving the protein MRTVSPLPLCLLLWDLLDLALAYLTVSIEPLPPVVVGDAVTLKCNFKTDGKMREIVWYRVTDGGTIKQKIFTFDAMFSTNFSHMENYRKREDLVYQSTVRLPEVRISDNGPYECHVGIYDRATREKVVLASGNIFLNVMAPPTSISVIAADTPAPFSRYQAQNFTLVCVVSGGKPAPLVYFKRDGEPIEATPLPEPPAAAGSWAPRNLLHRDLDDTKVPKSLAAADGDAGGGRPPNTAEPPRGLAAERGPATEAIPETVVSREFPRWVHVAEPIYYFRHTHAPVSDGTVEARATLTWTLNPQIDNEALFSCEVKHPALSMPMQSEVTLVAPKGPKITMTPTRARVGDTVRILVQGFQNEVFPEPLFTWTRVGSRLLDGSAEHAGKELVLERVPAELNGSMYRCTAQNPLGSTDTHTRLIVFENPNIPRGTEDSNGSVTGHRSFRLVLALTLTVILELT